Genomic window (Caldinitratiruptor microaerophilus):
ACACGCTGCGACGCCTGCCCCGGTGACCGGTAAGACCCGAAAGCACGGTCGGTCCAGTTCTTTCGGGCCATGCGTGTCTATGTCAGGTCACGGTACCGTCAAGGGGAAGAGGACCAAGGCGCCACGTGCGGTGGCAGAAGGGGGTCGCCGGCCATGCGCATCCTCATCGTGGACGACCACGCGGTCCTCCGGTCGGGCCTCCGCCTCCTGTTGCACGGCAAGGACGGTCTGGAGGTCGTGGGGGAGGCGGGGGAGGCCGCGGAGGCCCTCGCTCTCGCCCGGCGGCTGCGGCCCGAGCTGGTCCTCCTGGACCTGAGCCTCCCCGGACTGAGCGGGCTGGACCTCCTTCAGCGCCTGCGCGCCGAGATGCCCTGGCTCAAGGTCCTGGTCCTGACCATGCACGACGACCCCGAGTACCTGCGCCGTGCCCTGGAGGCCGGCGCGGCGGGGTACGTGATCAAGCGCGCGGCGGACGCGGAACTGCTGGCGGCCATCCGCGCGATCCGCAGGGGCGAGACGTACGTGTATCCGACCCTCGCGGCCCAGCTGGTCACCCGGCCCCCGGAGGGCGCTGCCCCGCCTGCTTCCCCTCCTCTCAGCCAGCGCGAGATGGAAGTGATGAAGCTTCTCGTCCTGGGCCACACGAACGCCGAGATCGCCGACCAGCTGGGGGTGAGCGTGAAGACCGTCGAGACCCACCGGGCCCGGCTGATGGAGAAGCTGGGGCTGCGGACCCGGGCCGAACTCGTCCGCTACGCGCTGTCCCACCACGTGGTCTGATCGCCGGGGGGAATGACCATGCACCGCGCCGGTGCTCTGCTCTCGCTCGTGCTCCTCCTGACCGGCTGCACCGTGCCCAGGCCCGTCACCCGCGTCAGCCTCCACCGCACGGGCCCCGCCCCGGAGGTGCCCGACGCCGGCGCAGCGGACGCTGCCCCCATCCGGATCGCGGCGGCGTCGATCCTCTCCCCGCAGGAGACGCTGCGAAGCTACGGCGCCTTCCTCGCGTACCTCGAGAAGAAGGTCGGCCGGCCGATCGAGCTGGTGCAGCGGCGAACCTACCAGGAGACGTACGACCTCCTGAAGTACGGCAGCATCGACCTCGCCATGGTCTGCACCTACGTGTATGTCCTGGGCCATGACGAGATCGGCCTTGAAGTGCTCGCCGCGCCGGAAGTGGGCGGGAAGCCCGAGTATCAGTCGTTCGTCATCACCCGGGGGGACAGCGGCATCACCCGCTTCGAGCAGCTGGCGGGAAAGCGCTTCGCGTTCACCGACC
Coding sequences:
- a CDS encoding response regulator; this encodes MRILIVDDHAVLRSGLRLLLHGKDGLEVVGEAGEAAEALALARRLRPELVLLDLSLPGLSGLDLLQRLRAEMPWLKVLVLTMHDDPEYLRRALEAGAAGYVIKRAADAELLAAIRAIRRGETYVYPTLAAQLVTRPPEGAAPPASPPLSQREMEVMKLLVLGHTNAEIADQLGVSVKTVETHRARLMEKLGLRTRAELVRYALSHHVV
- a CDS encoding substrate-binding domain-containing protein gives rise to the protein MHRAGALLSLVLLLTGCTVPRPVTRVSLHRTGPAPEVPDAGAADAAPIRIAAASILSPQETLRSYGAFLAYLEKKVGRPIELVQRRTYQETYDLLKYGSIDLAMVCTYVYVLGHDEIGLEVLAAPEVGGKPEYQSFVITRGDSGITRFEQLAGKRFAFTDPLSTTGRIYPLTLLKAQGRDPGTFFQSTTYTYSHDNSIAAVVRGVVDAAAVDSLVYEQWLRGHPDAVDRLRVIDRSPVLPSPPIVASPRLDPELKNTVRTVLLEMHRDPEGRAVLASLGVDRFVTLPDAAYDPVRKLAEAAGVAP